The following DNA comes from Moritella sp. 24.
TTTTGAGCAAAGGTTACCTAAATTGGTCGGGTGTGATTCATCACCACGAATAGTCACTGAATTATCTTGATTTACTTGCGCTTCGACACCGCAACCGGTACCGCAATAAGGACAGGTGGTTTTAACCCATTTGGGTATTTTCTTTAGCTTCTGCATATAATCATCCTTGTTTACGCATGTTCATACTATTGATAAAGCAAAAAGTTAGCCAAGTCTATCGTTTGGAGGTAACTAAGCTGCGATCCTAATGAAAGTATATTAATAATGCTTTAAACAAAGGCTAATAGACGTTTAAGTTCGATGAAAGCTCGATTGTAAAGCTCGATTGTAGTGCTTGAGACAATGTAGCGCACCAAATTGGTGCGTAAAAATGAAGCGATGGTCAGTAATTGCTAGCAGTGTCCGCTTAGTGACACACCTAATAATAACAACTTGTTACCATGCATCCCTAATCAAAGGATGCTGAAATGAAAAATAACAAAGGTTTTACATTAATTGAATTAGTGATTGTGATTATTGTACTCGGTATTTTAGCCGCAGCCGCGATGCCTAAGTTTATCAATCTTCAAGATGATGCCAAAACAAATGTCTTAAATGGTGTTAAGGGATCGATGCTGAGTGCTATTGATATCGCCTACAGTAAACTCGCTATAGACGGTTTAGAAGGCGCCAGATTTGTTAACAGTAATACGCGCTTAGACAATGATAGCCTACAACTAAGATCGTGGTGCGCTCACTGCCAGTTTCAATATGGTTATCCAGATCAAGGCTATATGAATAACTGGGACTCTATGTTGGATGGTGTCAGTGACCTTAATGGAGAACTTGATGACGTCGTTATGTTTTACCGTAATGCTAAAAACAAAAAGACCACCACAATTATTACTCTCGCTTCTAATATCACCCATCCA
Coding sequences within:
- a CDS encoding type II secretion system protein; amino-acid sequence: MKNNKGFTLIELVIVIIVLGILAAAAMPKFINLQDDAKTNVLNGVKGSMLSAIDIAYSKLAIDGLEGARFVNSNTRLDNDSLQLRSWCAHCQFQYGYPDQGYMNNWDSMLDGVSDLNGELDDVVMFYRNAKNKKTTTIITLASNITHPADLQMLKETGSGNCYIEYKYSGVKGDRPTVTLYECK